From Nocardioides sp. HDW12B, the proteins below share one genomic window:
- the rpe gene encoding ribulose-phosphate 3-epimerase, which translates to MAAQISPSILSCDFAHLADEVARIRNADWLHVDVMDNHFVPNLTLGLPVVESLRAAAETPLDLHLMIEDPDRWAPAYVEAGAGSVTFHVEAATAPVRLARELRHQGARAGMALRPATPVEPYEDLLGELDMLLIMTVEPGFGGQKFLDLCLPKIRRARQLIDRHGLDLWLQVDGGVSAETIERCAEAGADMFVAGSAVFGADDPAAMVDRLRGQAERATGRTAQA; encoded by the coding sequence ACTTCGCCCACCTCGCCGACGAGGTGGCCCGGATCCGCAACGCCGACTGGCTCCACGTCGACGTGATGGACAACCACTTCGTGCCCAACCTGACCCTGGGGCTGCCCGTGGTGGAGTCCCTGCGGGCCGCGGCGGAGACGCCGCTCGACCTGCACCTGATGATCGAGGACCCCGACCGGTGGGCGCCGGCGTACGTCGAGGCCGGGGCGGGCTCGGTGACCTTCCACGTCGAGGCGGCGACCGCCCCCGTGCGCCTGGCCCGCGAGCTGCGCCACCAGGGGGCCCGCGCCGGGATGGCACTGCGCCCCGCGACGCCGGTCGAGCCCTACGAGGACCTGCTCGGCGAGCTCGACATGCTGCTGATCATGACGGTGGAGCCCGGGTTCGGCGGGCAGAAGTTCCTCGACCTGTGCCTGCCGAAGATCCGTCGGGCCCGACAGCTGATCGACCGTCACGGGCTCGACCTGTGGCTGCAGGTGGACGGGGGCGTCTCCGCGGAGACCATCGAGCGCTGCGCCGAGGCGGGCGCCGACATGTTCGTGGCCGGCTCGGCCGTCTTCGGCGCCGACGACCCCGCCGCGATGGTCGACCGCCTGCGTGGACAGGCCGAGCGGGCGACAGGCAGAACCGCGCAGGCGTGA
- a CDS encoding riboflavin synthase yields the protein MFTGIVEELGAVVDLTVQGDAVRLTVRGNAVTEGTALGDSIAVNGCCLTVAELQEDGFTADVMTQTLRLTGLGALRPGSRVNLERAVTPTTRLGGHVVQGHVDATGEVVARTPSEHWELVEVSLPAGLARYVVAQGSITVDGVSLTVAALDDAAGTFTVSLIPETLARTTLGAAAVGTVVNLEVDVMAKYVERLLAHGAAPGTPTTPETTPTSTTTGTTSTPEGQS from the coding sequence ATGTTCACCGGCATCGTCGAGGAGCTCGGCGCCGTCGTCGACCTGACCGTCCAGGGCGACGCGGTGCGCCTCACCGTGCGCGGCAACGCCGTCACCGAGGGCACTGCCCTGGGTGACTCGATCGCGGTCAACGGCTGCTGCCTGACCGTGGCCGAGCTGCAGGAGGACGGCTTCACCGCCGACGTCATGACCCAGACGCTGCGGCTGACCGGCCTCGGTGCCCTGCGGCCCGGGAGCCGGGTCAACCTCGAGCGTGCGGTCACCCCCACCACCCGCCTCGGCGGCCACGTCGTCCAGGGCCACGTCGACGCCACCGGCGAGGTCGTCGCCCGCACGCCCAGCGAGCACTGGGAGCTGGTCGAGGTCTCGCTGCCGGCCGGGCTCGCGCGCTACGTCGTGGCGCAGGGCTCCATCACCGTCGACGGCGTCAGCCTCACCGTGGCCGCCCTCGACGACGCCGCCGGCACCTTCACCGTCTCGCTCATCCCCGAGACGCTGGCGCGGACCACGCTCGGCGCGGCCGCGGTCGGCACGGTCGTCAACCTCGAGGTCGACGTGATGGCGAAGTACGTCGAGCGCCTGCTCGCCCACGGTGCCGCCCCCGGCACCCCCACCACTCCCGAGACCACCCCCACGAGCACCACCACCGGCACGACCAGCACCCCGGAAGGACAGTCATGA
- the ribD gene encoding bifunctional diaminohydroxyphosphoribosylaminopyrimidine deaminase/5-amino-6-(5-phosphoribosylamino)uracil reductase RibD, with protein MTGHTTGATHERFAPAETAAMRRALAVAASPDAPLGPNPRVGCVLLDAAGAVVAEGHHRGAGTPHAEVDALADLAARGTSATGLTAVVTLEPCNHTGRTGPCSEALLAAGVRRVVHAQSDAGPVSTGGAARLTDAGVEVVGGLLLDEARALNPVWTFSVEQGRPFVTWKTAASLDGRSAAADGTSRWISNADSRRDVHARRGEADVVLAGTGTVLVDDPRLTVRDEHDTDLPRERQPLRAVMGLRELPGERRVLDDAAETVHLRTRDPHAALADLHARGRHHVFLEGGPQLAGAFLEAGLVDEVVAYVAPVLLGGGTHTVEGLDVPTLTAAHRLDVVDVAVLGDGPDRDVRLRMRPRPRERPGDGADVPERRT; from the coding sequence ATGACCGGGCACACGACCGGCGCGACGCACGAGCGCTTCGCGCCCGCCGAGACGGCGGCGATGCGGCGTGCCCTGGCGGTCGCGGCCTCCCCGGACGCCCCGCTCGGTCCCAACCCGCGCGTGGGCTGCGTGCTGCTCGACGCCGCCGGCGCCGTCGTCGCCGAGGGCCACCACCGCGGTGCCGGTACGCCGCACGCGGAGGTCGACGCGCTCGCCGACCTGGCCGCGCGGGGCACGTCGGCGACCGGCCTGACCGCGGTGGTCACGCTCGAGCCCTGCAACCACACCGGCCGCACCGGCCCGTGCTCCGAGGCGCTGCTGGCCGCCGGCGTCCGCCGGGTCGTCCACGCCCAGTCCGACGCCGGCCCGGTGTCGACCGGGGGAGCGGCGCGGCTGACCGATGCCGGGGTCGAGGTGGTCGGCGGGCTGCTGCTCGACGAGGCCCGGGCGCTGAACCCGGTGTGGACCTTCTCGGTCGAGCAGGGGCGGCCTTTCGTGACCTGGAAGACGGCCGCCTCGCTCGACGGCCGCAGCGCCGCGGCCGACGGCACCTCGCGCTGGATCAGCAACGCCGACTCGCGCCGCGACGTCCACGCCCGGCGCGGCGAGGCCGACGTCGTGCTCGCGGGCACCGGGACGGTGCTGGTCGACGACCCGCGGCTCACCGTGCGCGACGAGCACGACACCGACCTGCCCCGGGAGCGTCAGCCGCTGCGGGCGGTCATGGGGCTGCGCGAGCTGCCGGGCGAGCGTCGCGTGCTCGACGACGCGGCCGAGACCGTGCACCTCCGCACCCGCGACCCCCACGCGGCGCTGGCCGACCTCCACGCGCGGGGGCGCCACCACGTCTTCCTCGAGGGCGGGCCGCAGCTGGCCGGCGCCTTCCTCGAGGCCGGCCTCGTCGACGAGGTCGTCGCGTACGTCGCCCCGGTGCTCCTCGGCGGAGGTACGCACACCGTCGAGGGGCTCGACGTGCCCACCCTCACCGCCGCCCACCGGCTCGACGTCGTCGACGTCGCCGTGCTCGGGGACGGTCCCGACCGCGACGTACGCCTGCGCATGCGACCGCGGCCCCGGGAGCGGCCAGGCGACGGAGCCGACGTCCCGGAGCGACGTACGTGA